Proteins from one Anaeromusa acidaminophila DSM 3853 genomic window:
- the trpB gene encoding tryptophan synthase subunit beta, with amino-acid sequence MDTRNGMFGEFGGQYVPEFLLPALEEVAVAYEKIRQTESFQAEFAKYLRQYVGRPSLLYAAENLSRHLGGATIYLKREDLNHTGSHKINNAIGQALLARSMGKKHVIAETGAGQHGVATATVAALFGLKCTVFMGEEDVSRQELNVFRMRALGAEVVSVTRGTRTLKDAVDAALEYWVEHLTDTFYLLGSAVGPHPYPLMVRDFQEIIGREARQQMLETAGRLPDSIVACVGGGSNAIGLFAAFLEDPSVKIYGAEAAGKGVNTPDHAATLTLGRPGVLHGFRSYVLQDEKDEVLPVYSISAGLDYPGVGPEHAHLKDIGRVNYQAVTDQEALDAFFLLSRTEGIIPALESSHALALACKLAKEYGPEHLLLVNLSGRGDKDAAQVAAITGM; translated from the coding sequence ATGGATACACGCAATGGTATGTTCGGTGAATTTGGAGGCCAATACGTACCCGAGTTTTTGCTGCCCGCGTTAGAAGAAGTAGCTGTCGCCTATGAAAAGATCCGCCAAACGGAGTCGTTCCAAGCGGAATTTGCCAAATATCTGCGCCAATATGTCGGCCGCCCCTCTTTATTGTATGCTGCAGAAAACCTTTCGCGCCATCTCGGCGGCGCCACGATCTATCTCAAACGCGAAGACCTGAACCATACAGGTTCTCACAAAATTAACAACGCCATTGGCCAGGCTCTCCTGGCCCGGAGCATGGGCAAAAAACATGTAATCGCCGAAACCGGCGCCGGGCAACACGGCGTCGCTACCGCTACCGTTGCCGCCTTATTCGGCTTGAAATGCACCGTGTTCATGGGCGAAGAAGATGTATCCCGGCAGGAATTAAACGTGTTTCGCATGCGCGCCCTCGGCGCGGAAGTCGTTTCCGTCACTCGTGGCACGCGCACCCTTAAGGACGCTGTCGATGCGGCACTGGAATACTGGGTGGAACATCTAACAGACACTTTCTATCTTTTAGGCTCCGCCGTCGGTCCGCATCCATATCCCTTGATGGTTCGCGACTTTCAGGAAATCATCGGCCGCGAAGCTCGCCAGCAAATGCTGGAAACCGCAGGGCGCCTGCCAGACAGCATCGTCGCCTGCGTCGGCGGCGGCAGCAACGCCATCGGTCTTTTTGCCGCTTTCTTAGAAGACCCATCCGTAAAAATCTATGGCGCTGAAGCCGCAGGCAAAGGCGTAAACACGCCCGACCACGCCGCCACGCTCACCCTAGGCCGCCCCGGCGTCCTGCACGGTTTCCGCAGCTATGTCCTGCAAGACGAAAAAGACGAAGTTCTGCCGGTCTATTCCATTTCCGCCGGCCTAGATTATCCCGGCGTCGGACCCGAACACGCCCATCTTAAAGATATCGGCCGCGTCAACTACCAGGCTGTCACCGACCAGGAAGCGCTGGACGCTTTCTTCCTCCTGAGCCGCACCGAAGGCATCATTCCCGCCCTGGAAAGTTCTCATGCCCTGGCTTTAGCCTGCAAGCTCGCTAAAGAATACGGCCCCGAGCACCTGCTCCTCGTCAATCTCTCCGGCCGCGGCGACAAAGACGCCGCCCAGGTAGCCGCCATCACAGGGATGTAA